In one Bacillus mesophilus genomic region, the following are encoded:
- a CDS encoding tetratricopeptide repeat protein translates to MTDKNKLGIQYMQEGNLEEAAKVFTEALEENPNDPIGNVNFGNLLAAVGETDKALAFFKRAIEIDEQLATAYYGVGTIYFEMEEFTNSTHYFSMAIEKGLDNSDVYFMLGLTYMQQELFKHALPYLQRAVELNVIDYEAKFQYGLCLAQLELIDECIKQFEDLVEMQVDNADVYFNLGVAYAHKENADKALEMFNKALEIQPDHLLAGNGKRLLEQE, encoded by the coding sequence ATGACAGATAAAAATAAACTAGGAATTCAATATATGCAAGAAGGAAACCTTGAAGAAGCAGCGAAAGTGTTTACAGAGGCTTTGGAAGAAAACCCAAATGATCCGATTGGAAATGTGAACTTCGGAAATTTGTTAGCAGCCGTAGGGGAAACAGACAAAGCACTAGCTTTTTTTAAAAGAGCGATTGAGATTGATGAACAATTAGCCACAGCCTATTACGGAGTTGGTACTATATATTTTGAAATGGAAGAATTTACGAATTCGACACATTATTTTTCCATGGCAATAGAAAAAGGACTAGATAACTCTGATGTCTATTTTATGCTCGGGCTTACTTATATGCAGCAAGAATTATTTAAGCACGCACTTCCATACCTTCAGCGAGCTGTTGAGCTTAATGTAATTGACTATGAAGCTAAGTTTCAATATGGCTTATGCCTGGCACAGCTGGAGCTTATTGACGAATGTATTAAGCAATTTGAAGACCTTGTTGAAATGCAGGTGGACAATGCAGATGTTTACTTTAATCTAGGTGTTGCCTATGCTCATAAGGAAAATGCTGATAAGGCATTAGAAATGTTTAATAAGGCGTTAGAAATACAGCCAGATCATCTATTAGCAGGTAACGGAAAACGCCTATTGGAACAAGAGTAA
- the cymR gene encoding cysteine metabolism transcriptional regulator CymR, with the protein MKISTKGRYGLTIVIELARQYGEGPVSLKSIAQTHDLSEHYLEQLIAPLRNAGLVKSIRGAYGGYMLADAPAAITAGDIIRVLEGPISPVEVLDDEEPAKRELWIRIRDAVKEVLDSTTLEDLASYSDGEQDAYMFYI; encoded by the coding sequence ATGAAAATATCAACTAAAGGACGATACGGGCTGACCATTGTGATTGAACTGGCGAGACAGTATGGGGAAGGGCCTGTTTCTTTAAAATCTATTGCACAAACTCATGATTTGTCAGAGCATTACCTAGAGCAATTAATTGCCCCTTTACGGAATGCAGGGCTAGTGAAAAGTATTAGAGGCGCATATGGTGGCTATATGCTGGCTGATGCACCTGCAGCGATTACAGCAGGAGATATTATTCGTGTTCTTGAAGGACCTATAAGTCCTGTTGAAGTATTAGATGACGAAGAGCCAGCAAAGCGTGAACTATGGATCCGAATTAGAGATGCTGTAAAAGAAGTCTTAGACAGTACAACATTAGAGGACTTAGCAAGCTATTCTGATGGAGAACAGGATGCTTATATGTTTTATATATAG
- the mnmA gene encoding tRNA 2-thiouridine(34) synthase MnmA, with translation MTTKAPSETRVVIGMSGGVDSSVAALLLKEQGYDVIGIFMKNWDDTDEFGVCTATEDYNDVIKVCNQIGIPYYAVNFEKQYWDKVFTYFLDEYKGGRTPNPDVMCNKEIKFKAFLEHALELGADYLATGHYAKVAFRDGEYKMLRALDQNKDQTYFLNQLGQAQLSKVMFPLGDLPKPEVREIAIKAGLATASKKDSTGICFIGERNFKEFLSQYLPAQPGSMKTLSGEVKGKHDGLMYYTIGQRQGLGIGGSGDPWFVVGKNLKENILYVEQGFHNELLYSDEITATNISWVSDLPKESGFSCTAKFRYRQEDHGVTVHYIDDNNVKIVFDEPVRAVTPGQAVVFYQGDECLGGGTINDIFRNSKELWYV, from the coding sequence ATGACGACCAAAGCACCAAGTGAAACTCGAGTTGTAATCGGGATGTCAGGTGGGGTTGACTCTAGTGTTGCAGCGCTTCTTTTAAAGGAGCAAGGGTATGATGTAATTGGGATTTTTATGAAGAACTGGGATGACACGGACGAGTTTGGTGTATGTACAGCAACGGAAGACTATAATGACGTGATCAAGGTATGCAACCAAATTGGAATTCCCTATTATGCAGTTAACTTTGAGAAGCAATATTGGGACAAAGTGTTTACGTATTTCTTGGACGAGTATAAGGGTGGAAGAACACCAAACCCTGATGTCATGTGTAATAAGGAGATTAAGTTCAAGGCCTTCCTAGAACATGCTCTAGAATTAGGAGCAGATTATTTAGCAACTGGTCATTACGCAAAGGTAGCATTTCGCGATGGAGAATATAAAATGCTTCGAGCCCTTGATCAAAATAAAGATCAAACATACTTTCTAAATCAACTAGGACAAGCTCAGCTCTCTAAGGTTATGTTTCCTTTAGGGGACCTACCAAAGCCAGAGGTAAGAGAAATAGCTATAAAAGCAGGATTAGCCACTGCTTCTAAGAAAGATAGTACGGGTATTTGTTTTATCGGGGAGCGCAATTTTAAGGAGTTCTTAAGTCAGTATTTACCTGCCCAGCCAGGGAGTATGAAGACTCTCTCAGGTGAAGTAAAAGGAAAGCATGATGGATTAATGTACTATACCATTGGCCAACGTCAAGGATTAGGGATTGGTGGTAGCGGTGATCCATGGTTTGTTGTGGGTAAGAACTTAAAAGAAAATATTCTTTATGTAGAACAAGGGTTTCATAACGAACTTCTGTATTCAGATGAGATTACAGCAACAAACATTAGTTGGGTCTCGGATCTTCCCAAAGAATCCGGATTTTCATGCACCGCAAAATTCAGATATCGTCAAGAAGATCATGGTGTGACTGTTCACTATATCGATGACAATAACGTTAAAATTGTATTCGATGAACCAGTTCGTGCAGTTACTCCTGGTCAAGCTGTCGTGTTTTATCAAGGCGATGAGTGTCTGGGTGGGGGAACCATTAATGACATTTTTAGAAATTCAAAGGAACTCTGGTATGTCTAA
- a CDS encoding cysteine desulfurase family protein codes for MREPIYVDHAATSPLHPVVAQEMLAFMTTTYGNPSSIHSFGRKSRHALDQAREVIAASIGAKESEIIFTSGGTEADNLAIIGMAFANKEKGSHIITSAIEHHAVLHTCNYLEQQGFEVTYLPVGEDGVVKLDDVRQALRNDTILVTIMLGNNEVGAIQPIEEIAVLLEGHQAYLHTDAVQAFGALPVSVNHLKVDALSVSGHKINGPKGTGFLYVKEGTKLVSVTYGGEQERKRRAGTENVPGIIGLMHAVTLSQQEMNEKQSNYSGYKQILIDTFMSNDIDFAVNGDLNKSLPHIINIHFPGINVESFLVNLDLAGIAASSGSACTAGSIDPSHVLCAMYGSESDRGKTSIRFSFGLGNTKEQIQKVAEETVKIVKRLTRR; via the coding sequence ATGAGAGAGCCTATTTATGTGGATCATGCTGCAACCTCACCACTTCATCCGGTCGTCGCACAAGAGATGCTTGCTTTTATGACCACTACATATGGAAATCCGTCGAGCATTCACTCCTTTGGACGAAAGAGTCGACATGCACTAGATCAAGCAAGAGAAGTCATCGCAGCGTCAATTGGTGCTAAAGAAAGTGAAATTATATTTACTAGTGGTGGCACTGAGGCTGATAACCTAGCTATTATCGGGATGGCATTTGCTAATAAGGAAAAGGGGTCTCATATTATTACGAGCGCAATTGAGCATCACGCGGTCCTTCATACCTGCAACTATCTTGAGCAGCAGGGGTTTGAAGTCACCTACCTTCCTGTTGGTGAAGATGGGGTTGTTAAACTTGATGATGTTAGGCAAGCATTACGAAATGACACCATCCTGGTAACCATTATGCTCGGTAACAATGAAGTAGGAGCGATTCAGCCAATTGAAGAAATTGCTGTTTTACTTGAGGGTCATCAGGCATACTTGCATACAGATGCCGTTCAAGCGTTCGGAGCTCTTCCTGTTTCTGTTAACCATTTAAAGGTGGACGCATTATCCGTTTCAGGTCATAAAATTAATGGCCCAAAAGGGACAGGCTTTCTTTATGTAAAAGAAGGGACAAAGCTAGTATCTGTCACATATGGTGGGGAACAAGAAAGAAAACGAAGAGCGGGTACAGAAAATGTTCCTGGAATTATTGGACTCATGCATGCCGTTACTCTATCACAGCAGGAAATGAATGAAAAACAAAGTAATTACAGTGGCTATAAACAAATTTTAATCGACACATTTATGAGTAATGATATTGATTTTGCTGTGAACGGGGACTTGAATAAAAGTTTACCACATATCATTAATATTCATTTTCCGGGAATTAACGTGGAATCTTTTCTAGTTAACTTAGATTTGGCTGGAATAGCTGCCTCAAGTGGATCAGCATGTACAGCAGGTTCGATCGATCCTTCTCATGTATTATGTGCGATGTACGGAAGTGAATCGGACCGAGGTAAAACCTCCATTCGATTTAGCTTTGGATTAGGAAATACAAAAGAACAGATTCAAAAAGTAGCAGAAGAGACTGTTAAAATTGTAAAAAGGTTAACTAGGAGGTGA
- a CDS encoding YczE/YyaS/YitT family protein: MKQGKRNHLADLSAKWLVFMIGLLVMSFGIVLMIKADVGSAPWDVFHIGLYKQFGLSIGTWSIIAGFFILLIASLLSKAWPKLGAFLNMLLVGIFIDLIMLLPFLKTPNSLLEQYLMLVIGILVIGYGIGLYISARCGAGPRDSLMLVLTQRTGWKVQYIRGAIEVVVLTLGFLLDGPVFVGTIVFCITIGPIVSFTLPQCEKLVDKILAPRYIDTPLSNEVGVGD; the protein is encoded by the coding sequence ATGAAGCAGGGGAAGAGAAACCATCTTGCGGATTTATCGGCTAAATGGTTAGTGTTTATGATTGGACTTCTAGTCATGTCTTTTGGAATTGTCTTAATGATCAAGGCTGATGTTGGGAGTGCACCTTGGGATGTTTTTCATATCGGTCTTTACAAACAATTTGGATTAAGTATTGGTACGTGGTCCATTATTGCAGGTTTCTTTATTTTGCTTATAGCAAGTCTTTTATCAAAAGCGTGGCCAAAACTAGGCGCGTTTCTAAATATGTTATTAGTGGGGATTTTTATTGACTTAATCATGCTACTCCCCTTTCTAAAAACACCTAATAGCTTACTAGAGCAATACCTGATGCTAGTCATTGGAATTCTTGTTATTGGATATGGAATTGGGTTATATATATCGGCAAGATGTGGCGCAGGTCCTCGTGATTCATTAATGTTGGTGTTAACACAAAGGACAGGATGGAAGGTTCAATATATCCGTGGAGCGATTGAAGTGGTTGTATTGACGTTAGGGTTCCTTTTAGATGGGCCAGTCTTTGTTGGGACAATTGTTTTTTGTATCACAATAGGACCGATTGTAAGCTTCACTTTACCACAATGTGAAAAGCTAGTTGATAAAATCTTGGCCCCGCGCTATATAGATACCCCCCTCTCAAATGAGGTAGGAGTTGGAGATTAA